The Gemmatimonadaceae bacterium DNA window ATCGTGCCGAGTTGGGACGATGACGTTCCCTTGGAGGAGAAGCTCCCATACTTTCCGGGAGCGCAAATGCAAATCACCATCCCGGAGCGCATCGCCGACAGGTGATCAATCACATCGACCTCAGCTCGGTCTTACGTCGCACCGTGTGCGACCTCTACACCGACCTCGTCACCCGCCCAACCGGGGCTGCGGTACGCGATGGGATCGAAAAACAGCTCGCCGAGCTCGGCGATCATACGCTCACCGTCATCGATTTTTCGTACGTCGGCCTGCTCGACTACTCGTGCGCCGATGAGATCGTCGCCAAGCTGCTGATGCGGAGTGCCGCAGCCGTCGCCGATGATCTGCCGCTCCGCGAAGCCTATTTTCTGTTCCGCGGCATCAGCGAATCGCACCTCGACGCGATCGAAACCGTGCTCGACCGTCACGGTCTCGCGATCGTCGCGCAGTCCACCGAAGGTTCCACGATGCTCGTGGGAACCGTCGGTGACCGCGAGCGCCGCGCATGGGAAGCAATGTGCCGGCTCGGCCGCAGCGTACCCGCCGACCTCGCTCGTGAAACCGGCATCGAAGTCGAGCAGGTCGGCGAAGTGTTGGACACGCTGTGTCGGCGGCGGCTCGTGATGCGACTCGAGGAAGGTTACATGGTAGTAGGCGGCATGGCGTGAGCGAGCGCACCAATGCGCCGCTGCGCGTGTTGCGTCTCGTCGCGACGAAAACCGGAGATGCAGAGCGCGGGTCCGCCATCTGGATGAATCCGGATGACGCGCGCCGACGACTCCTCATGGACGGCGAATTGGTGTGGGTGCACGGACCCAGACGCCACGAGCTGGCAACGCTGCACTATGATGATGACCTGCCGCGCGGCGAGGTCGTGCTGCGCGACATCGCAGGCGCCTCACCATCGGAGATAATCACCATCGTGAAGGTGGACACCGACAACCCGCCGCGGCGCGGAATACTCGCGTGACACGGGAGCCAGTATGATGCATCGCCGACGCCGGCAGGGATTCTCAACGGTCGCGGTCCACGGTGGCCGCGACACGCACGACACGGATACGCCTGTCGTTACTCCGATCTATCAGTCCGTCAACTTCGTTCAGGAAGTCGGAACCGAAGAGGGCCTTCGCTATCCGCGCTACGGCAACAACCCGAACAGCGAATTGCTGCACAAGCGCCTCGCGATGTTGGAAGGCGCGGAGGCGTCGCTCCTGCTCTCGAGCGGAATGGGCGCCACCACGTGCGCGATGCTCGCGCTGTTGCGACCTGGCGACCACCTGCTGGCGAGCGAATGGATTTACGGCGGCACCCACCGGCTGTTCACGCGGGAATTCGAGGCGATGGGCATCCAGGTGACGCTCGTCGATCCGATGGAAACCCGCGTCTGGCGCAAGCGCGTGCGCAAACACACGCGCGCGATTTTCGTCGAGACGCCCGTCAATCCGTCATGCCGCGTCATCGACCTGCGCCCCATCAGCTACCTCACGCAGGAGATGGGCCTTGCGTTAGTCGTCGACTCGACCTTCGCGTCGCCCGTCAACTTCCGGCCCCTCGAGCACGGCGCGGACGTCGTCATTCACTCGGCCACCAAGTACTTGAACGGCCACCACGACGTGCTCGCCGGCGCTGTGTTAGGCACGGCCTCGTACATCGAGGAAGTGCGGCAGAAGATGATGGTCTGGGGACAATCGCCGGATCCGTTCGCGGCATGGCTCCTCGAGCGCGGCCTCAAGACCATCGACGTCAGACTCCACCGGCACAACGAGAACGCGATGCGTCTCGCCCAGTGGTGCGCCGAGCGGTCCGAGTTCGCCCGCGTGCACTACCCCGGCCTGCCGTCGCATCCGGATCACGAAGTCGCGCGTGCAACCCTGGACGGATTCGGCGGTATGATGGCCGTCGAGCTCGCGGGTGGCGGCGATGCGGCCGAGCGCTTCATCAGCCGTCTGCGGGTCATGACGCACGCACCGAGTCTGGGAGGCGTCGACACGCTCGTCTCGGAGCCGCGATTCACGTCGCACGCCTCGATGACGCCCGCCGAGCGAGCCGCGATCGGCATCCCCGATGGCTTCGTCCGCATCAGCGTGGGCATCGAGGACGCCGACGACCTCATCGCCGACGCCGCCCAGGCGTTGAAATGATGACGTAACGGATGACGAGGGTCTGTAGTCATTGGACTGGAAGGCGGCTCCGCCAGCGAGCCGAGCGACCTCGACCACGGTCGCCCGCGTCCAGCGTCGGCCTGCCGCCACTCCTGTCCCAGCCTCCAGTAGCCAGCCAGTGATTCGCTTCTCGCACGTCACCAAGGAATATCCCCGCAGCGGCGTCGCCCTCAACAACGCCTCGTTCACCGTCGCCAAGGGCGAATTTGCGTTCCTCACCGGCCCCAGCGGCGCCGGCAAATCGACCATCCTCAAGCTGGTCTACATGGAGGAGCGGCCCACGTCCGGAGAAGTTCGCGTGGGCGGCATTCGGTCGAGCGACGTGAAGCGGCGCGAAGTCCCGAAGCTGCGCCGCCGGTTGGGCATCGTCTTCCAGGATTTTCGACTACTCGAGGATCGCACCGCCGAACAGAACATCGCCTTCGCGCTCGAGGTCACCGGGACGTCGCGCGATGCCATACCAGCCAAGGTTGGACGCCTGCTCACGCAGGTCGGGCTCGCCTCGAAGGGCACGAGCTTCCCGCGCGAGCTGTCGGGCGGCGAGCAGCAACGGGTCGCGATCGCGCGCGCGCTCGTCAACGACCCGGTGCTGCTCATCGCCGACGAGCCGACGGGCAACCTCGATGAGCGCGCCACGCGCGGCATCTTCCAACTGCTGCGCGACATCAATGCGTCGGGTACGGCCGTGCTCATGGCCACGCACAACCTCGAGCTGGTTCGCCGCTCGGAGTATCGCGTGATCGAGATCAACCGCGGCCAGATCGTCTTCGACTCTGCCGAGCGGGCCGCGGCCGAGCAGCCCGCTCCACCCGCCGTCTGATGCGCCTGACGCTTCGCGAAGTCTCGTTAGGCCTGAAGCGGGCGCCGCTCTTGAGCGTGCTCAGCGTTCTCACCATTGCCTTCAGCCTGTTCGCGTTCGGCCTCTTCGGACTCGTGGCGCTCAACGTGAGTGAAGCGCTCAAGCACGTCGAAGAGCGCGTGGAGATTCGCGCGTTCCTTGCCGACGGCGCGCCGGTCGAAGCCGTTTCCACGGCCGTCGGCGACATTGCGGCGTTCCCGGAAGTCGCGCACGTCGACATCATCACCCCCGAGCAAGCGCTCGCGCGCGCACGCAAGGAGATGGGCGAGTTCCAGGATGTGTTCGACGCGGCGGTGCTGCCGGCGTCGCTCGAGATCCGGCTCAAGCCCGGCTACCGCGATCCCGCCACCGTGCGCGAGGTGGCCGAGCGCGTGAAGACCTACTCGTTCGTCGACGACGTGCGCTACGGCGAGGAATGGGTGCAGAAGTTGTACAACATCCGCACCATCGCCGGCGCCACCGGTCTCGTGTTAGGCATCGCGTTCGCCGGCGTCGCCATCATCATCATCGGATCCACCATCCGGATGACGGTGCTGGCGCGGGCGCGCGAGATTTCGATCATGCGGCTCGTCGGCGCCACCGACGCGTTCGTGCGGCGGCCGTTCCTCGTCGACGGATTCGTCAAAGGCGTCGTCGGCGGCCTGCTCGCTCTGGCGCTGGCCTGGGTGGCCTACCGGCTCGTCGACCAAACGTTAGGCATCTCCAGCGCGTTCTTCCAGGCCGGATCGGCGGCGTTAGGCGTCTTGATCGGCGGTGTCATCGGCCTCCTCGGCAGCGCGATGTCGGTGGGCCGCCACCTGCGCGATGTCTGACGGCGTTGTCCGGCCGTGTCCGGCCCTGTCCCGCCTTGTCCGCCTGTCTGACGGCGTTCTCCGGACTTGTCCGGCCCTGTCCCGCCTTGTCCGCCTGTCTGACGGCGTTCTCCGGCCGTGTCCGGCCCTGTCCCGCTTTGTCCGCCTTTGGGTGCTGGTGATCGCCGCTGCCGTCGGCGGTCCGGTCCCCGCCTCCGCGCAGTCCGCCGCCCAACAATCCAGCCCCGAAGCCCGGCTCAAAGCAGAGCGCACCAAGCTCGACTCCTTGCGCGCCGAGCGCGAGCGGCTCGAGCAGCGACGCCAGTCGCTGCAGAGCACCGTGCACGACCTCTCCGAGGAAGTCGACAATCTCAACCGCGAAGCCGACATGACCGCCCGTGTCGTGCACTCGCTCGATGCCCAACTGGATGCGATCAACGCCGAGGTCGCCAGCACCACCTCCGATCTGGTCGACGCGCAGGACGAGCTCACCGTCAAGCGCGTGATCCTCCAGCGGCGCCTGGTCGACATCTACAAGCGCGGACCGCTCTTCTCGCTCGAGGTGATGCTGTCGGCCAACAGCTTTGGCGACCTCATCGCGCGCTATAAGTACCTCCACCTGCTCGCCCTGCGAGACCGCGTGCTGGTGCACCGCGTGGAAGACCTACGCAATCAGATCGACCGCCAGCGCGGCAACCTGGTTCGCTTCCAGAGCGACATGGAGGAAAACCGCCAGGAGAAGGCCGATGAGGAGCAGCACCTGCGCGACCTGCAGTCCCAACAGGCGGCGAGCCTGCGCGATGCCCAACGGAACGCGCGCCTGACCGACCGCCGCATCCGACAGCTCGCCAGCGACGAGGGACGCCTCACCAGCGTCATCGCGTCGCTCGAGGCGGCCCGCCTGCGCGCCGAGCGCGCGTCGCCTAACGCACCGCGCTCGGCCGGCGTGTTCAGCGGCGCCAGCCGCCTCGACTGGCCCGTCGACGGAACCCTCCTCTATACCTTCGGCCGCGTCGTCAACCCGAACAACACCACCGTGCGCTGGAACGGCATCGGGATCAAAGCCGCCGAGGGCGCCCAGGTGCACGCGGTTGCCGCCGGCAAAGTGCGCGTCGCCGAGCCGTTCGGCACCTACGGCCTCACCGTCATCATCGAGCATCCCGGCGGCGACTACTCCGTGTACGGCTCGCTCGAAAAAGTCACGGTCAAGAAAGGCGACGTCGTCGGCAAGGGCGATGTCATTGGCTACGTCGGATCCACCGACCCCGACCTCGGTCCGCATCTGCATTTCGAGATGCGCCCGGAGGGAAAACCGGTCGATCCGCTCGACATCCTGAAGCCCCAGCCGTGAACGCTACCGCCATTCGTTTGGCGCTCTGCGCGTGACACCCACCAGCGCCGCCGCTACTTTGTGCGTATGACGGGTGTGTTCGCCACCTTCCGCTCGCGCCGTTCGCGGCTGTCCCGCGTCGTCGGCCTGCTCGTGCTCATCGCACAGGTCGTCGCCGTCGGCATTGCGCCGAGCGCCGAAGCATTGGCGTCGCACAGTGCGGCCGCGCACGTCGAAGATGCAGGCATCCACCTGCACCACAGCCACAATCCCAACGACTGTCCGGCATGTCTCGCGCTGCAGATCGGCGCGAATACGCTGCCGGCGCACGTCGATCGTGCCCGGCCGCTCCTCCAGCATGCCGACCCGCTGTGCGTCGCGCGGGCCGTCGACGCTCCGCGAGCGCGACGCGTCGATCCACACGCTCCTCGAGCCCCACCACTCCTCGTCGTCGCGTCCCGTTAGCGGGACGCCGGCGTGCCGTGGCCCCCGGGCCGCGCGCGCCGGCGGCATCCTCGCCTAACGGATGACACGGCCGCCGGCCGCCGGAGCCTCGTGCTCTCGCGTGCCGCGTGCCTGAGCGTTCCGGACCGGCCCTCGCCGCCCTCCGGTCACACCAGGACGAGGAAGTCACATGCACGTTGGGAAGATCGTTGGAGCGCTGACGTTGGCGTTTGCGGTCGTGGTGCACGCTCAACAGCCCGTGCCCCGCAGCCGGTCGGATTCCGCCGCCCGAGCCGACAGCGCGAGCGCCGCTGATTCTGCCCGCATCGCGCGCGAGATGAACCGCATCCGCGGCGAGGCCACGCATCCGCCGCCGGCCCTGTTCACGGACAGCGGCCCAACGCTGGTGATCACGCGCCAGCAAGCCATCGACTCCGTCCTCGCGCACAATCCGACGC harbors:
- a CDS encoding molybdopterin dinucleotide binding domain-containing protein, producing the protein MSERTNAPLRVLRLVATKTGDAERGSAIWMNPDDARRRLLMDGELVWVHGPRRHELATLHYDDDLPRGEVVLRDIAGASPSEIITIVKVDTDNPPRRGILA
- a CDS encoding PLP-dependent aspartate aminotransferase family protein; protein product: MMHRRRRQGFSTVAVHGGRDTHDTDTPVVTPIYQSVNFVQEVGTEEGLRYPRYGNNPNSELLHKRLAMLEGAEASLLLSSGMGATTCAMLALLRPGDHLLASEWIYGGTHRLFTREFEAMGIQVTLVDPMETRVWRKRVRKHTRAIFVETPVNPSCRVIDLRPISYLTQEMGLALVVDSTFASPVNFRPLEHGADVVIHSATKYLNGHHDVLAGAVLGTASYIEEVRQKMMVWGQSPDPFAAWLLERGLKTIDVRLHRHNENAMRLAQWCAERSEFARVHYPGLPSHPDHEVARATLDGFGGMMAVELAGGGDAAERFISRLRVMTHAPSLGGVDTLVSEPRFTSHASMTPAERAAIGIPDGFVRISVGIEDADDLIADAAQALK
- the ftsE gene encoding cell division ATP-binding protein FtsE yields the protein MIRFSHVTKEYPRSGVALNNASFTVAKGEFAFLTGPSGAGKSTILKLVYMEERPTSGEVRVGGIRSSDVKRREVPKLRRRLGIVFQDFRLLEDRTAEQNIAFALEVTGTSRDAIPAKVGRLLTQVGLASKGTSFPRELSGGEQQRVAIARALVNDPVLLIADEPTGNLDERATRGIFQLLRDINASGTAVLMATHNLELVRRSEYRVIEINRGQIVFDSAERAAAEQPAPPAV
- a CDS encoding permease-like cell division protein FtsX, with translation MRLTLREVSLGLKRAPLLSVLSVLTIAFSLFAFGLFGLVALNVSEALKHVEERVEIRAFLADGAPVEAVSTAVGDIAAFPEVAHVDIITPEQALARARKEMGEFQDVFDAAVLPASLEIRLKPGYRDPATVREVAERVKTYSFVDDVRYGEEWVQKLYNIRTIAGATGLVLGIAFAGVAIIIIGSTIRMTVLARAREISIMRLVGATDAFVRRPFLVDGFVKGVVGGLLALALAWVAYRLVDQTLGISSAFFQAGSAALGVLIGGVIGLLGSAMSVGRHLRDV
- a CDS encoding peptidoglycan DD-metalloendopeptidase family protein translates to MLVIAAAVGGPVPASAQSAAQQSSPEARLKAERTKLDSLRAERERLEQRRQSLQSTVHDLSEEVDNLNREADMTARVVHSLDAQLDAINAEVASTTSDLVDAQDELTVKRVILQRRLVDIYKRGPLFSLEVMLSANSFGDLIARYKYLHLLALRDRVLVHRVEDLRNQIDRQRGNLVRFQSDMEENRQEKADEEQHLRDLQSQQAASLRDAQRNARLTDRRIRQLASDEGRLTSVIASLEAARLRAERASPNAPRSAGVFSGASRLDWPVDGTLLYTFGRVVNPNNTTVRWNGIGIKAAEGAQVHAVAAGKVRVAEPFGTYGLTVIIEHPGGDYSVYGSLEKVTVKKGDVVGKGDVIGYVGSTDPDLGPHLHFEMRPEGKPVDPLDILKPQP